gagatgagatgagatggaTATAACAAGACGAAGATCGAGATAAAAAGCTAAAAACAGAGTTATACCCATTTCAGATATTTTAAATTCCCCCTCAGGAAATGTCCATTCCACACAGCCCTTTCCTCTATATGTAGTAGAAGCCCCCCCCCACTTCAGATAATTCCATTACCGACAAAGGGAATGGAGAAGAACAATTCCCTCACACCAAACTACACGTCTTGTTTGACAAAGTCActccttttgcttttcttttgagtaCTCTTCTTTCTGCTTTCTTTGGCTAATCCATAACCATTTATGTGTCTCTCTCCTCTGCAGTATGGCTCTCCACTTCTCCTTGCTCCCCCTATCCCTCTCAACCTAACActacagctctctctctctctctctctctctctctctctctctctctctctctctctctctctcggcctaacactacaacaaatccatctgaTGGCACGAGTAgaggaagcagtaagcttcaaacTTTTCGGGACGGTGATCCAAAAGGGGAACAGACAAgccaaggaggaagaggagaagcggGTGGAGGCGCAGGAAGAGGCGGCGGCGCTGCCGTGCCCGAGGTGCAAGAGCAAGGAGACCAGGTTCTGCTACTTCAACAACTACAACGTCAACCAGCCGCGCCACTTCTGCAAGGCCTGCCACCGCTACTGGACAGCCGGCGGCACCCTCCGCAGAAACGTTCCCGTCGGCGCTGGCCGCCGGAGGGGTCGCCCCGCACACCGCATAGGAGcctccgccgcagccgcagcaacCGCATCCATCCCTTCTGTCTGCGTCCTGGTGTGCCAGCCGTCTGGCTACTCTGACGGGGCGGCGGCGATGGATCGCTGGCTCCTGACACCAGACGCCCCGGCGATAGTTGACCGCAGGCACAGTGGTGGACCTCGTTGACTCTCGAGGATCTACTCCTCGAGTCACAGTGTACGGCTCCCACAGCCAAAGGATGTCTGTATGTTTGTGATCTTTTAACCAACCGTGGAAATGGACATCTCCTTTACTTCGCCATGAAAAGCTTCTTTTGTACAGACTCACCATTAACCAAAGCCCATCTCACAATTCAGTAAGATGCTTAGGACTCAACCAAGTTCTTCCTTCCAGTAAAAGGTCAAAGGAAAGGTTGACCAGCCTTTCCCATGTCACGTAACAACAGGAGAAACAAAAAGGAGTTGCATACACCTCAGAAACAACTCGACTCATAATTGTTGATATGCCAAAACTGTAGTGGACGTCAAAGCGATCACAGTTGCATCTGTGCCTTCAACAAGTCAACTTTGAACAGATAGATAGCTTCGTTGACCGACCAAACAAACGCGTTCATCTGCTTTGACTGCCATTAACAGTGCTCCTTTTTATGATGCACGCATGAAATGTCATTTATGTACAGCACGATTGGATCATAAAATTGTTGTCGTCAACCATCATCATGCGCATTTAATATAAGCCGTCCTTAATTAGTCGGATGATGACTGACGGCATGCCTATCCGCTACTTGTTTGCACGTGAGAAGACAGAGAGTTAGAGTTGTATTGAAACTCTTATTGCACGAACACAAACGTCCGAACATGACATTGACGAATGAAATGGGTGTCGAGTGTTCGAGTACGTGCACAAAATCCATAGATCAGACAAAGTGGTATTTCATACACGTATACGTCCATTAAATAAG
This genomic stretch from Musa acuminata AAA Group cultivar baxijiao chromosome BXJ3-9, Cavendish_Baxijiao_AAA, whole genome shotgun sequence harbors:
- the LOC135582149 gene encoding dof zinc finger protein 5-like; this translates as MARVEEAVSFKLFGTVIQKGNRQAKEEEEKRVEAQEEAAALPCPRCKSKETRFCYFNNYNVNQPRHFCKACHRYWTAGGTLRRNVPVGAGRRRGRPAHRIGASAAAAATASIPSVCVLVCQPSGYSDGAAAMDRWLLTPDAPAIVDRRHSGGPR